One stretch of Zingiber officinale cultivar Zhangliang chromosome 6B, Zo_v1.1, whole genome shotgun sequence DNA includes these proteins:
- the LOC121991269 gene encoding oleosin-like: MQLLHYVSPRPFTHSPFISSSSLSLLFLLNAPLSMEEPTAGTGPASSPARPSATGSAVRPCPGGLRHRAPTSAQKLIGLLALLTSGGILLFLTGALTLVFLGPAALLTSPIWAPPVAIAFLVTSVAVPACAFAAAGVAGAAWVYRYAKGWRAAGFDRVDYARRGREFGGHSKSRPKDAAPGA; encoded by the coding sequence ATGCAACTCCTTCACTACGTGTCACCACGCCCCTTCACCCATTCGCCCTTTATATCTTCCTCCTCACtgtctcttctcttcctcctcaacGCGCCACTCTCCATGGAAGAGCCAACGGCCGGCACCGGACCAGCGTCGAGCCCCGCGCGACCGTCAGCCACCGGCTCCGCCGTGAGGCCGTGTCCGGGCGGACTCCGCCACCGCGCGCCCACCTCCGCCCAGAAGCTCATCGGCCTCCTCGCCCTCCTCACCTCCGGAGgaatcctcctcttcctcaccggcGCGCTCACCCTCGTCTTCCTCGGCCCCGCCGCGCTCCTCACGAGCCCCATCTGGGCGCCGCCAGTAGCCATCGCGTTCTTGGTGACCTCCGTGGCGGTGCCGGCGTGCGCTTTCGCGGCCGCGGGGGTGGCCGGCGCCGCCTGGGTCTACCGGTACGCGAAGGGGTGGCGCGCGGCGGGCTTCGACCGAGTGGACTACGCGCGCAGAGGCCGCGAGTTCGGCGGCCACTCGAAGAGCCGCCCGAAAGACGCGGCGCCGGGGGCGTGA
- the LOC121993272 gene encoding uncharacterized protein LOC121993272: MAAGDPEKRLQRVMEKLSHSPKLRPALASGNRTESGSSGSFGRGVRVPSSSLGSIAEAPSCRPWDREDLMKRLATFKAMTWFGKPKVINPVNCARRGWINVEMEVIACESCGARLLFPTPSSWSLQQVEKAAAVFSLELNNRHKLLCPWIDNACDETLALFPPTPPQSLIESYNMRSCALLKLSALPLISSSAMDYMKMKNPQLENFLSEPPHYPINFSKTLKIVDGSVCKDMDSGLGTAANDLFYQVWKIICLCGWEPRLLPYVVDCQDLSNPLTQSAPTPKSSLQLHGEQNDGLAIYSRGIESIESATLDVAQDSYDPASSVLECKFCGACVALWAIETVQRPLELYTVLADSSDQNESITSSMITSKADTSGTINSKLETFDTSRGSHTLDDGSGLKERSPGLNLTIAGGPPPATQNFQPRVSFPIISRHLRTQFISSKHEKSFRDQANSECLQVEDCPLRSENEMTEGLIIPDGPGLLKRKRNENENLSGNNEDNAITSFKGEIAGASSSSGANNSTNEEGVTDDGNLKNQVGIQNVLEVSQGNKEDTVDREASYKTLEIAGEAASTKAIDTQNCSEIELVEEQDNGTKFNNDILTSESIPHNLVPNSGDLTASVSATDAAIASACANIGNGENNSMLKTKMNNQSINRSDLVEFKKNDDAKDKFGKRSTGIQYYQASQFDPIRQHRPYCPWVAPEDGEAMPGWRLTLAALVLRKKELLTSREETSSTLLDDVDDPVVSVRKLFMSPRPKRPKGAH; this comes from the exons ATGGCGGCGGGTGATCCAGAGAAGCGGCTCCAAAGGGTCATGGAAAAGCTCTCCCACTCGCCCAAGCTCAGACCCGCGCTCGCCAG TGGGAATAGAACGGAATCAGGTTCCAGTGGGAGCTTCGGCAGGGGAGTCAGGGTTCCGTCGTCGTCATTGGGGTCGATCGCGGAGGCTCCATCTTGTCGGCCCTGGGATCGAGAGGATCTCATGAAGAGATTGGCTACCTTCAAGGCCATGACCTGGTTTGGAAAGCCCAAG GTTATTAATCCTGTAAATTGTGCAAGGAGAGGCTGGATAAATGTGGAAATGGAGGTCATAGCCTGTGAATCATGTGGAGCACGACTCCTATTCCCAACTCCTTCGTCATGGTCATTGCAACAAG TTGAAAAGGCTGCTGCTGTATTCAGCTTGGAGCTTAATAACAGGCATAAGCTTTTATGTCCTTGGATCGACAATGCATGTGATGAAACACTAGCTCTGTTTCCTCCAACACCTCCACAAAGTTTGATAGAGAGTTACAATATGCGTTCTTGTGCACTCCTGAAGCTCTCAGCGCTTCCTCTGATTTCATCCTCAGCCATGGATTACATGAAGATGAAAAATCCCCAATTAGAGAATTTTCTTTCAGAGCCACCACACTATCCAATTAACTTCAGCAAAACTCTTAAGATTGTTGATGGCTCAGTATGCAAGGATATGGATAGTGGTTTGGGAACTGCTGCAAATGATTTGTTTTACCAG GTATGGAAAATTATCTGCTTGTGTGGTTGGGAACCTAGGCTTCTTCCCTATGTTGTTGACTGTCAAGACCTATCCAATCCATTGACACAAAGTGCACCTACGCCCAAGTCATCACTACAGTTGCACGGTGAACAGAATGATGGCTTAGCGATTTATTCAAGGGGAATCGAGTCAATTGAATCAGCTACGCTGGATGTCGCTCAGGATTCTTATGATCCAGCATCATCTGTCTTGGAATGCAAATTTTGTGGTGCTTGTGTGGCATTATGGGCTATTGAAACTGTGCAACGACCTCTAGAACTTTACACCGTACTTGCAGATTCCAGTGACCAAAATGAGTCAATCACTTCTAGCATGATAACTTCTAAAGCAGATACTTCAGGAACAATCAATTCAAAATTGGAGACTTTTGATACTAGTAGAGGTTCCCATACTCTGGATGATGGTTCAGGATTGAAAGAAAGGTCACCGGGCTTGAATTTGACAATTGCTGGTGGTCCTCCACCAGCTACACAAAATTTCCAACCGCGTGTTTCTTTTCCCATTATCAGCAGACATTTGAGAACCCAATTCATATCTAGCAAACATGAAAAGTCATTCAGGGACCAAGCGAATAGTGAGTGCTTGCAGGTAGAGGATTGTCCATTACGGTCTGAGAATGAGATGACCGAGGGCCTCATTATCCCAGATGGTCCAGGATTGTTAAAGCGTAAacgaaatgaaaatgaaaatttgagcGGAAACAATGAGGATAATGCTATAACCAGTTTTAAAGGAGAGATAGCTGGTGCAAGCAGTAGTAGTGGTGCAAATAACTCTACAAATGAGGAAGGTGTTACTGATGATGGTAATCTTAAAAATCAAGTGGGCATTCAAAATGTGTTAGAGGTTTCTCAAGGCAATAAAGAGGACACTGTGGATAGAGAGGCATCTTATAAAACATTGGAGATTGCTGGGGAAGCTGCAAGCACGAAGGCTATTGACACCCAAAATTGTTCCGAGATTGAATTGGTGGAAGAACAAGATAATGGCACCAAGTTTAACAATGATATTTTAACATCAGAATCAATACCTCACAATTTAGTACCAAACAGTGGTGATTTAACTGCATCTGTTTCAGCTACTGATGCTGCTATAGCAAGTGCTTGTGCAAATATTGGAAATGGTGAAAATAATTCTATGCTTAAAACAAAGATGAATAACCAAAGCATTAACAGGTCGGATTTGGTGGAATTTAAAAAAAACGATGATGCAAAGGACAAATTTG GCAAGAGATCAACTGGAATACAGTATTATCAGGCCAGCCAGTTTGATCCAATCAGGCAGCACCGGCCCTATTGCCCCTGGGTGGCTCCGGAGGATGGTGAAGCTATGCCTGGGTGGAGACTGACACTTGCAGCTTTAGTTCTGCGCAAGAAGGAACTGTTAACTTCAAGGGAAGAGACCTCGTCCACTTTGCTTGATGAT GTGGATGATCCTGTTGTTTCTGTGCGGAAACTATTTATGTCTCCACGCCCAAAGAGACCAAAGGGTGCTCATTGA